The following proteins come from a genomic window of Rutidosis leptorrhynchoides isolate AG116_Rl617_1_P2 chromosome 10, CSIRO_AGI_Rlap_v1, whole genome shotgun sequence:
- the LOC139871136 gene encoding uncharacterized protein — MTGELEVINERTALKPVVDEIWDLFTDGASCAEGACAGLVLASPSGEKHTYALCFNFDVTNNEAEYEALLAGLNIARKMNITKLRAFTDSQLVGNQFNGSFEAHDSSMQKYLQILKELAERFEYFELAQVPRSQNKKADALSKLAALTFSHFQKQVWVEELPSK; from the coding sequence ATGACTGGGGAGTTggaggtgattaatgagcgaacAGCATTAAAACCAGTGGTTGATGAAATTTGGGATTTGTTTACTGATGGAGCTTCGTGTGCAGAAGGCGCATGTGCGGGTTTGGTCTTGGCAAGCCCAAGTGGTGAAAAGCATACGTATGCATTATGTTTTAATTTTGATGTCACAAATAATGAAGCAGAATATGAAGCATTACTTGCTGGtttaaatattgcgcgaaaaatgaaTATCACTAAGTTGCGGGCATTTACAGATTCGCAGTTAGTAGGAAATCAGTTTAATGGTTCTTTCGAAGCACATGATTCTTCAATGCAGAAATATTTGCAGATATTGAAAGAATTGGCAGAGCGGTTTGAGTATtttgaactcgcgcaagtgccaagAAGTCAAAATAAGAAGGCAGACGCTTTGAGTAAATTGGCCGCTCTAACGTTttcgcactttcaaaaacaagttTGGGTTGAAGAATTGCCAAGCAAATAA
- the LOC139872228 gene encoding small ribosomal subunit protein uS17-like, with translation MAEQTEKAFLKQPKVFLCSKKSGKGKRPGKGGNRFWKSVGLGFKTPREAIEGTYIDKKCPFTGDVSIRGRILAGTCHSAKMMRTIIVRRDYLHYVKKYQRYEKRHSNIPAHISPCFRVKEGDHVTVGQCRPLSKTVRFNVLKVIPAGSSGGGKKAFTGI, from the exons ATGGCTGAACAG ACCGAGAAGGCTTTTTTAAAGCAACCTAAGGTGTTTCTATG TTCAAAGAAAAGTGGAAAGGGGAAGAGGCCTGGAAAAGGTGGAAACAGATTCTGGAAGAGTGTAGGTCTTGGATTTAAGACTCCACGAGAAGCTATTGAAG GAACTTACATCGACAAGAAATGCCCTTTCACTGGTGATGTTTCTATCAGAGGACGTATCCTCGCAGGTACATGTCACAGTGCCAAGATGATGAGAACCATTATCGTTCGTAGGGATTATCTCCATTATGTTAAGAAGTATCAAAG GTATGAGAAGAGGCACTCGAACATTCCAGCTCACATTTCGCCATGTTTTCGTGTGAAAGAAGGAGACCATGTGACTGTTGGACAATGCAG ACCCTTGTCCAAGACGGTGAGGTTCAACGTATTGAAGGTGATTCCAGCTGGATCGTCTGGTGGGGGAAAGAAGGCGTTCACGGGCATATAA